The following are from one region of the Vanessa atalanta chromosome 5, ilVanAtal1.2, whole genome shotgun sequence genome:
- the LOC125063987 gene encoding glutathione S-transferase 1-like translates to MPLKLYKMDLSPPVCAALMVCDVHSVPIEMIEVNLLAKDHLKPEYLKKNPMHTIPMLEDDDLIIHDSHAILTYLTEKYGKDDSLYPKDLKKRALVDQKLFFDTLLFFRMRSVTYAALFEGVRKPTEKQIKDLHEAYSFLEAFLSNTKFVAGDNMTIADISILASVAAIRHIVPIDASKYPKTAAWFKFMESQSFYKKCGEKGSLGLGQVLKKALDL, encoded by the exons ATGCCGTTGAAACTATATAAAATGGACTTAAGTCCGCCAGTCTGCGCTGCGTTAATGGTATGCGACGTGCACAGCGTTCCGATTGAAATGATTGAAGTAAATCTTTTAGCTAAAGACCACTTGAAGCCGGAATATCTGAAG aAAAATCCCATGCACACAATACCTATGCTGGAAGATGATGATTTGATTATACACGACag tcaCGCCATTCTCACTTATTTAACAGAGAAATACGGCAAAGATGATTCTTTATACCCTAAAGATCTCAAGAAAAGGGCTTTAGTCGACCAAAAATTATTTTTCGACACGCTTCTTTTTTTCCGCATGCGTTCTGTAACG taCGCAGCCCTCTTCGAAGGAGTCAGAAAACCAACAGAAAAACAGATAAAAGACTTACATGAGGCGTACAGCTTCCTTGAGGCTTTTCTGTCCAACACGAAATTTGTAGCCGGCGATAACATGACTATCGCTGATATTTCGATTCTCGCATCGGTCGCAGCAATCCGACACATTGTTCCAATCGACGCTAGCAA aTATCCCAAAACCGCAGCCTGGTTTAAGTTCATGGAAAGTCAATCGTTTTATAAGAAATGCGGCGAAAAGGGATCACTTGGACTTGGACAAGTTCTCAAAAAAGCTTTGGATCTTTGA